gccgattttttctttcagcaacccCATTTTGCTGTGGTGTATAAGGACAAGTAGTTTGGTGAAGAATCCCATTGTTCTGGAAAAAGGTTTGGAGATGATTATTGACAAATTCCCCCCCATTGTCAGATCGAAGGACTTGAATGGTCCtgtgaaattgggttttaatcatgtggaaaaaatcacaaaatttctCAGCCACTTCGTATTTTTGTTTTAACAGGTAAATCCAAGTAACATGAGtacaatcatcaataaaagtcacaAAGTATCTATAATCAGGTGAGACAGTTTCTGGGGCAGGCCCCCATACATCAGAGTGTATTATTGAGAAGGGAGTATCAGATTTATTTGTGGATATATGATAAGTGCTCTTATGACTTTTAGCAAGCACACATGAAGAACAAACTGGGATATCAATGGATTTAAACTCAGGAAACAAAGTACGAAGGTATTCACTTGAAGGATGGCCGAAGCGCCGGTGCCAGAGTCATAACTGTCGGATTGAGGACCCTTGAGCTAAATGAGCTGACCCAGTACTTGAGACCTCCTCCACATAGTACAGTCCATCTTTCTCAGTACCATGGCCCAGTACCGTGCCCGTATGAATATcctgcaaaacacaaaaatgagAATACATGAGTACTTTGCAATTTAACTGTTTGGTGATCTGACTGACAGAGAGTAATTTGCAGGATAAGGAAGGTACATAGAGGCTGTTCGAGACATTTAAAGTGGGGGTTATAGAAACGGTACCACCACCGATGACGGGAAAGGAGCCACCGGTAGCATTTAGAATATTGGATTTTGAGGGTGGGGCTGACAAAACAAAATCTGAAATATCATTGGTCATAGTGTCTGTGGCTCCTGAATCAAATATCCACCCACTAGTATTCTGTACCTTGTTAGCATGACCAATAGAATTAAGGGCTAACGATTCAGTTTTGAAATTACGAACAAACTTATCTAAAACATCCGGGACAAGGGATTTAATTTTATAGGAATTGAAACAAGCAGGGGCACATTTGGATTTATACAGGGGTAGAAAGGTCATTTGTCCTCCTTTctaaccctaaaatacctccttCCCGATCATAAGGGACACTCGTGCCTCCTCCTCTCTTGGCTCCTTGTAGCGCCGCTGCAACCCCTAAGCTCTGTCCATCGCCCGAGTCTTCTTCTGTTTGTCCGATCAGATTGTTGCCGCAGGCGGCCTTTTGGTTGCCGCTGGCAGTGACCGCGGCCATTTTCCCTACTCCTTGTCCCCTTCCTTTCTTCTTACGGGTCTTGTTTTCCTCCCACCATTCCGGATACCCTATGATCTTAAAGCATCCGTCCCGGGTGTGTTGAGATTCGCCGCAATGGGTGCATTTTAAGCCCGATTTGTCATCCCGGAGTGATGACTTGTCTGTGTCTGACCGATTTTTAGCCAATAGACCGGCACCCACGAGATCAGAACCTACTATCGCTAGTGATGGAAGAGGAAGGTGGATGGCACGGCGCAACTTCTCACCTCGGAGTCGAGAGTAGGCATTGTCCAAGGTCGGCAATGGCTCCTCGTTGAGAATTTCTCGACGGACTGGGTCAAGGTCTGACTGTACTCCGGCCAGAAACAGGTAAAGGCGTTCCTCCTGGATTTCCTGATTTCGGATAAGGATATTGTTGTCTCCTTCGATTTTGGTTGGTTGTCTTTCATCGATCTCGGCCCAGATGACCTGAAGATCGTTGTATAAATCCTCCAGAGTGCTTTCTTGTTGTGTTAATTTGTATGCTTTAGACTGTAACTCGTAAATGATAAGCTTGTTGCTACCTGCATTGAATCTGATCTTGAGAGCATCCCAGAGCCCTTTGCTTGTCTTGTGTTGTAATAAATTTTGACGGAGCTTCTACTCTACCGTCTGGATTAGCCATACTCGGACAATGCTGTCATTAGTTTGCCACAGGTAAATTGTGGGGTCTGTTTCTGCCGAAGGAGGAGGGATCCCAGTCAGATGGTTTGATTTCCCTCGCCCTGTGATAaacatctccatcatctttgccCAAACAACATAATTGGAGTCATTCAATTTTATGTTGGACGGTGGCTGCACTGAATCAAGAGTAAATTGGTTTGCTGATTTCTGATTTCCATTTTGGCTATTCTGAATTAACTGGAAGAGTTTTTATGACAGGTCGGCTATTGGATCAATGATTGCCTGGGATTGGTCAGCCGGGTTGGATAGGTCGGCCATTGTTGTTTTGGTGAGGAAAAAGTCGGGAAAGGTATTTGGTAAGCTGGTTTGGTGAGGAAAGGTCGGGAAAGGTATCTGGTAAAGGATGATTGCAGGACAGCTATATTTTAGACCGAAACCTGCTCTGATATCATCTTGAAATTATAGGAAGAAGTCTTGaaattataggaagaaaactgtttttattttcttaaactttgtgtagtaagttacagGGTTTATATAGTGCATAATATGAACAATTAAGTCTTTGATTGTGCtctcaattatgtcctagaatcaTGCTATGTTAGGAGTGGTAAGACTTGATCGCTGATTTATTTACAATTATGatagaggattctttccaacaggGTCCGTTAGGAAAGCATTTGAATCTCTATTATCTGCCATTTGAATATTTAAGTGTGGAGAGAAATGTTTTTGATGACTTGCTTTATATGGATTTGTTACACGTTGAGGGGGATTTTCGTAGAGTTGGCTTTTTTTCTAATCCACAGCGTGCTCTCAAGTAGGCAATTTTTCTAATCTCTGTCATGATTTTGTAGAGTTGGCTTACAGAATAGGGGATTTTTGGTGTTGATAAAGgggcaaatatatatatatatattttgtccCATTTGgagaaaatatttcaaattagcttgattaaaaatatataaaattttcttttcttcttaacAAAAAGGAAAACAGCATGACAATAATTCGgcaaaaaagcaaaaaaaataaaaatcacagTTGACGTTGTCCATAATGTTGGAGTTTGGTCATCAACTATGGAGACCCTTGCTTCTCCCTCTTTACCTTGATTGACGTCGCCAGTTATCTGTCGGCACCTCGTGTATATGGGATTTAGAAGTACATGAATGAGCTGGTATTCAAAACTGAGTTCATCACAGCACTCTTCGCTCATTCTCTCATTTTACTCTTTTCATAGTTTGGTGTCACTGCCCTCTCTTAGTACCCTGACCAGGAGTAAGCAGTCAAACTAAAAGTTTCAGTGGATCCTTCTCTCACACACTTTAGAAAATGTGTGTATAGACTACTCAAGAGTTTTCACAACTCAACAACGGTGCTCATCCTATGTTTTTAAAGTCATTATAGtttctatattaatatatcTGGATCATTGTCTTccctgttaaaaaaaaaaaaaaaaactgacatCATTGTTATAATTTACTGAGCTGTTCATAAAAGATTATTCTAagctgaatttatttatttaaaaattttttaagaaaataaatctataaaaaataatatattaattattaatgtattaaatattatatttaaattttaaattaataataataaaaataaattaaaaaatatatatagagaTAATCCGAATTGAAAATGTTTATAAAGTAAAAGAAAGTTAGACGCGATTTTGAATTTCGTCCattctgaaatattttttttaaataggatTGGTTATGACTCGAATATGATATATTAGtccagaaatattttttttaaataggatTGGTTATGACTCGAATATGATATATTAGTCCAATTGCAATTTAGGCTAAAAAAAATCACTTTTTACTGAATACATTTCAATTCAACACCTTttgaaaaataagtttataaacCCACCATTTGCTCATTTACTCCTCCAATTCTGCAGGAAGTGGGAGGTGCTGAGCAGTCCCATTATTAGCCAGGAATGGTGTTAGGCAAAAAGGGATGCACTAACCCCAACTGGCCCTCCTGACATACCAAAGAATTTAAAGGGAGAGAAAGCATATAAAGGAGATAATTTATGTAAttgtagaaaaataattaatgtgaATATTTCACACACAATATAGATGAAACAATGTCTATAAAATATTGTCATTGAGTAATCAAAGAATGTAGTAGTTCAAATTCAAAAACACTTGCTTTGTAGCCATTACATACATTCACTAAAACTAATCCAGTATGTAATTTCTTTTCAATGAGATACCTATCCGATGAATGTACAGAGACATTACCATAAAATTGACTAGGAAGAAACTCATGCATCTTGACCTTCACTCAAGGGCATTGAAATGAATTGACGAAGCTGCTGAATATTATCACATATGTCTGTCAACAGTTTTTCTCTTTCAGTATCACTTTGAGTTGTATCACCAGCAGCATGCTTTGAGACTTCCTCATCTTCAAGAGCCCTCACCCGTTCATGAAGTTGCaacaattcattcattaatGTGCGTTCTTGTGCTGTCACATCAAACCACAGCTGATTAGATGATGCTTTATAGATGGAATTATTACACTAGCTTACAGAAACTAATGCATCTTACCTGTGTCTTCATCGTGGGTAATATTGTTGGAGATGGCCTGTAAGAAAGGAGCTCCATCATCTGACAGAAGGTGAATTCTCTTTTCCAAGCTTTTCAACCGACCAAGATAGGATCTACCCCCTTTGTCTAACATGTTTGGGGTCCCCTCTCCATTAACATCCCACATAGATGAAGACTGATTGTTACTATGCAGATTTTCTTCATTAATACACCCATCGATGAAACTGTAGTCTGGGCTGATATTCTCAGACGAGATAGACTGTGCGTTCTTTTCCAGGTAACCCTCATCAAACTCGTCTCCAGATCCCTCAAAACTTTCTTCCCTTAAGAGACCATATCTTTCTCTATACTCGTCAAGTTCAGCCTCTAAAGCATTAATATCTTCGTCTCTCTTTCTAAGTAAATTATTTGTTGCTTGCAGGGCTTCTTGATCATATTCTGCCTGTTCCTCCATCATTCTTTGATACTGTAAGGCCTCCATCTGAACAGACGCCTTCTCTGCCTGCAACCGGGTGATCATGGCCATTGCATTATTAGCTGCAATGGCAGaagcatttctttcttcatcCAGTTCCATGTACAAAGCCATCAGTGATTTGCGATCCAGTCGAGCCTGTCCCTTCATATGGTGCAAAGTCAAGTCACCATCTCCTTCATTTTGTACAGTACTCCCTTCCGTGGACTCTGAAGCAAGTTCTGTTTTTTCAAGTGGTGATTTCCTTGGGATCCTATTAGTCCATCTAGGGCTGCAGGTAGCTGAATCTGTTAGTGGAATTCCAAAAAACCTGTTTCCTCGGGCAAACGTAGGAGTTCTATCCTCATTCATATACTCAGCTTCCGGCAGCGATGGCACTGTGGCAGCTTTGACATCTTCCCTCGCTAATGCACAAAATCCATCCACCAAATATATTAGATGTTATCTTGGAGTTAAGATATTTTGCTgtcaatttttttatgaaacatGAAATGTGCTTAGTTGCAAAAGAATGGCTCTCCATTTATGAAGCAAGCTTTGTAGAAATTTGTCTGATAGGTAAATGTATTAATTTACTTGAAAAATCACCCTTTGCCTATAAAAGGGAGCTGCGGAAGAGAGATGAGTGAGTTGAGGTTAGCTGGAGAGCGAAttgaaaataaagaataaagagaaaaggaaagtgAGTCTTTGTCAGTTTTTTCTGTTTGTGTATCTCTGTTCTTGAGCAATGAGTTGCCTCTTTTGTTATGTGTTATTGAGGTTTTTGCCCCCTTTTTGGTTGAAAACCATTTCCAACTCCCTTTCCTCTGTTTTGCTGATATCAGAGCTTGAGTTCCTATTTTCCAACAGGTTAAAGAATAGGA
This Manihot esculenta cultivar AM560-2 chromosome 6, M.esculenta_v8, whole genome shotgun sequence DNA region includes the following protein-coding sequences:
- the LOC110617052 gene encoding probable myosin-binding protein 5 isoform X3 gives rise to the protein MCETCLLSFATEKATDCYTYKSLVGILHKDIEMFVDNDQDHHFTLPTARKDDSMHAERIIRNPCSCCGEPLKAKSYFKGKGSSMVSQAPTPSPRAPFGNLKNEDHRNMELPNMRFTELKFSDNESEPHEDDDGQNTSHVGKQSREDVKAATVPSLPEAEYMNEDRTPTFARGNRFFGIPLTDSATCSPRWTNRIPRKSPLEKTELASESTEGSTVQNEGDGDLTLHHMKGQARLDRKSLMALYMELDEERNASAIAANNAMAMITRLQAEKASVQMEALQYQRMMEEQAEYDQEALQATNNLLRKRDEDINALEAELDEYRERYGLLREESFEGSGDEFDEGYLEKNAQSISSENISPDYSFIDGCINEENLHSNNQSSSMWDVNGEGTPNMLDKGGRSYLGRLKSLEKRIHLLSDDGAPFLQAISNNITHDEDTAQERTLMNELLQLHERVRALEDEEVSKHAAGDTTQSDTEREKLLTDICDNIQQLRQFISMPLSEGQDA
- the LOC110617052 gene encoding probable myosin-binding protein 5 isoform X2 — encoded protein: MAKRSFKHYVEQELGKFPLFLIYAVLEWLLIIVLFIDGFLAFFANEFARFFELEIPCLLCTRIDHVLVDRADDFYYNGSVCQSHKKELSCLAYCHSHKKLSDIRKMCETCLLSFATEKATDCYTYKSLVGILHKDIEMFVDNDQDHHFTLPTARKDDSMHAERIIRNPCSCCGEPLKAKSYFKGKGSSMVSQAPTPSPRAPFGNLKNEDHRNMELPNMRFTELKFSDNESEPHEDDDGQNTSHVAREDVKAATVPSLPEAEYMNEDRTPTFARGNRFFGIPLTDSATCSPRWTNRIPRKSPLEKTELASESTEGSTVQNEGDGDLTLHHMKGQARLDRKSLMALYMELDEERNASAIAANNAMAMITRLQAEKASVQMEALQYQRMMEEQAEYDQEALQATNNLLRKRDEDINALEAELDEYRERYGLLREESFEGSGDEFDEGYLEKNAQSISSENISPDYSFIDGCINEENLHSNNQSSSMWDVNGEGTPNMLDKGGRSYLGRLKSLEKRIHLLSDDGAPFLQAISNNITHDEDTAQERTLMNELLQLHERVRALEDEEVSKHAAGDTTQSDTEREKLLTDICDNIQQLRQFISMPLSEGQDA
- the LOC110617052 gene encoding probable myosin-binding protein 5 isoform X1 encodes the protein MAKRSFKHYVEQELGKFPLFLIYAVLEWLLIIVLFIDGFLAFFANEFARFFELEIPCLLCTRIDHVLVDRADDFYYNGSVCQSHKKELSCLAYCHSHKKLSDIRKMCETCLLSFATEKATDCYTYKSLVGILHKDIEMFVDNDQDHHFTLPTARKDDSMHAERIIRNPCSCCGEPLKAKSYFKGKGSSMVSQAPTPSPRAPFGNLKNEDHRNMELPNMRFTELKFSDNESEPHEDDDGQNTSHVGKQSREDVKAATVPSLPEAEYMNEDRTPTFARGNRFFGIPLTDSATCSPRWTNRIPRKSPLEKTELASESTEGSTVQNEGDGDLTLHHMKGQARLDRKSLMALYMELDEERNASAIAANNAMAMITRLQAEKASVQMEALQYQRMMEEQAEYDQEALQATNNLLRKRDEDINALEAELDEYRERYGLLREESFEGSGDEFDEGYLEKNAQSISSENISPDYSFIDGCINEENLHSNNQSSSMWDVNGEGTPNMLDKGGRSYLGRLKSLEKRIHLLSDDGAPFLQAISNNITHDEDTAQERTLMNELLQLHERVRALEDEEVSKHAAGDTTQSDTEREKLLTDICDNIQQLRQFISMPLSEGQDA